The Selenomonadales bacterium genome contains the following window.
TGAGATCTGGGGACAGCGTATCGGTGTCGATGTCATCAAACATACGGAAGGCTCCGATCCTGCGGCTGTCACGTTCGATGCGATCGCGGCATCCAAAGCGAGAAAAGCTGACGTTCTTATCATTGATACGGCAGGTCGACTCCATACGAAATCGAATCTGATGGAAGAGCTCAAAAAGATCAAACGTGTATCCGAGCGTGAAATTGCAGGCGCACCGCACGAAACGCTTCTCGTTCTCGATGCAACGACAGGTCAAAATGCACTCAACCAAGCGAAGATTTTCGGACAGACGAGCGAGATCACAGGACTTGTCTTGACGAAACTCGACGGTACTGCCAAAGGCGGTGTCGTTATCGCTATCAAATCCGAACTTGATATTCCTGTAAAATGGATCGGTGTCGGTGAAGGTGTCAACGACCTTCGTCCGTTTGTTGCAAAAGATTTCGTAGAAGCATTGTTCCATCAAGAAAAATAATGAGAAAAAGCGCATGAGATTGATCGTGCGCTTTTTGTGTGTGAAAAATCCTTCTTTTGACCATACTATGGGCAAGGAGGGTGAAAGATGAAACGAGAAGATTGGTTTT
Protein-coding sequences here:
- the ftsY gene encoding signal recognition particle-docking protein FtsY, producing the protein TGPNDLRPFLQRKIAELFAVGEKESYLERPLHVIMVVGVNGVGKTTTIAKLGNYYREQGKKVVFAAADTFRAAAIDQLEIWGQRIGVDVIKHTEGSDPAAVTFDAIAASKARKADVLIIDTAGRLHTKSNLMEELKKIKRVSEREIAGAPHETLLVLDATTGQNALNQAKIFGQTSEITGLVLTKLDGTAKGGVVIAIKSELDIPVKWIGVGEGVNDLRPFVAKDFVEALFHQEK